The following is a genomic window from Lysinibacillus sp. G4S2.
CTTTTTTATGACTTTAACGTCATGCTAGTGACACTGTTTGCATGAAACTGTTACACAATGGTAAAATGAAAGTTGAGACTATATAGGAAGTGAAAAAATTCATGGTAAACCTATTAAATAAATTATTTGATTTCAATAAACGTGAGTTAAAAAAATTAGAAAAAATCGCTGACCAGGTTGAGGGATTCGCTTCTCAAATGGAACAGCTTTCAGATGATCAATTACAAGCGAAAACAGAAGAATTTAAAAAACGTTTTGCCGACGGAGAGAAATTAGAGTCGATTCGTGCGGAAGCTTTTGCCGTTTGTCGTGAAGCGTCTAAGCGTGTGTTAGAGATGTACCCATTCCGCGTACAGATTATGGGTGCTGCTGCACTTGATGAAGGTAATATTTCGGAGATGAAAACCGGGGAAGGTAAAACGTTAACGGCTACAATGGCTGTTTACCTGAATGCCATTACTGGTAAAGGTGTGCATGTTGTCACAGTCAACGAGTATTTAGCGAGTCGTGATGCTGAAGAAATGGGGCATCTGTATAATTTCTTAGGCTTATCAGTTGGTTTAAACTTGAACAGCCTGTCAAAAGAAGAAAAACGTGCAGCCTATGAAGCTGATATTACGTATAGCACAAACAATGAGCTAGGCTTTGACTATTTACGTGATAATATGGTGCTTTATAAAGAAGAACGTGTACAACGTCCGTTGCATTATGCAGTAATCGATGAGGTTGACTCGATTTTAATTGATGAAGCGCGTACGCCATTAATTATTTCGGGTCAGGCTGGGAAATCAGCGCAGCTTTATAAACAGTCTAATGCGTTTTGTCGTATGTTAAGTGCGGATACGGATTACACATATGAAGAGTCAACAAAAGGTGTTACGTTAACAGATGCCGGTGTTGAAAAAGCGGAGAAGGCATTTGGTATTGATAACCTATTTGATTTAACGCATGTACGTTTAAACCATGCTATTAACCAATCGTTAAAGGCACACGTAAGTATGCATAATGATGTAGATTATGTTGTGCAAGATGGAGAAATTGTTATTGTTGACGGCTTTACGGGTCGTTTAATGAAAGGTCGTCGCTACTCAGATGGACTACATCAGGCGATTGAGGCTAAAGAGGGCGTAGAGATTCAAAATGAATCGATGACGATGGCGACAATTACGTTCCAAAACTATTTCCGTATGTACCAAAAGCTTTCAGGTATGACAGGTACAGCGAAAACAGAGGAAGAGGAATTCCGTAATATTTATAATATGAGTGTTGTGGCGATTCCAACGAATAAGCCGATTGCTCGTGATGACCGTCCAGACTTAATTTTTGCTTCAATGGAAGGAAAATATAAAGCGGTGGCGGCAGATATTGCAGAGCGCCATAAAGCAGGACAACCTGTTCTTGTTGGTACTGTTGCCATTGAAACGTCTGAAATCATTTCGAATTTATTGGATAAACATAAAATTCCACATAATGTCCTGAACGCGAAAAATCATGAGCGTGAAGCTGAAATTATTGCTAATGCTGGTACGAAAGGCGCCGTAACAATCGCTACGAACATGGCTGGTCGTGGTACAGACATTAAGCCTGGAGAAGGT
Proteins encoded in this region:
- the secA gene encoding preprotein translocase subunit SecA, yielding MVNLLNKLFDFNKRELKKLEKIADQVEGFASQMEQLSDDQLQAKTEEFKKRFADGEKLESIRAEAFAVCREASKRVLEMYPFRVQIMGAAALDEGNISEMKTGEGKTLTATMAVYLNAITGKGVHVVTVNEYLASRDAEEMGHLYNFLGLSVGLNLNSLSKEEKRAAYEADITYSTNNELGFDYLRDNMVLYKEERVQRPLHYAVIDEVDSILIDEARTPLIISGQAGKSAQLYKQSNAFCRMLSADTDYTYEESTKGVTLTDAGVEKAEKAFGIDNLFDLTHVRLNHAINQSLKAHVSMHNDVDYVVQDGEIVIVDGFTGRLMKGRRYSDGLHQAIEAKEGVEIQNESMTMATITFQNYFRMYQKLSGMTGTAKTEEEEFRNIYNMSVVAIPTNKPIARDDRPDLIFASMEGKYKAVAADIAERHKAGQPVLVGTVAIETSEIISNLLDKHKIPHNVLNAKNHEREAEIIANAGTKGAVTIATNMAGRGTDIKPGEGVMEIGGLAVIGTERHESRRIDNQLRGRSGRQGNPGVTQFYLSLEDELMRRFGSDNMKSMMMRLGMDDSQPLQSKVVSRAVESAQKRVEGNNFDARKRLLQYDDVLRQQREIIYKERYDVLETDNMRVLVESMIQETIDNVVALYTQGEQKDWNLKAIDDFVGANLLGEDDQTVEDFQGKSAEEINQMISDAVHARYDEKETELTPERMREFEKVILLRSIDTKWTDHIDAMDQLRQGIHLRAYGQNDPLREYQQEGFAMFEDMVASIREDVAKYAMKAEIRSNLEREEVAKGQAVNPKEDGSPAPKKQPVRKAENVGRNDLCPCGSGKKFKNCHGAGQ